One Dehalococcoidales bacterium DNA window includes the following coding sequences:
- a CDS encoding 6-phosphofructokinase — protein MGKHSRIAILTGGGDCPGLNAVIRAVTKKAIIEYGLEVIGIEDGYEGVVRGHNRRLQYDDVSGIITL, from the coding sequence GTGGGAAAGCACAGTAGAATCGCTATTCTTACCGGCGGAGGGGACTGTCCCGGCCTGAATGCCGTCATTCGGGCTGTTACCAAAAAAGCTATAATCGAATATGGGTTAGAGGTTATCGGCATCGAAGACGGATACGAGGGTGTTGTCCGTGGTCATAATCGGAGACTGCAATATGACGATGTCTCCGGGATTATTACCCTTG
- a CDS encoding HAD-IC family P-type ATPase, whose product MAEKHWYSISSNEALRKLDSSHSGLTNSEASSRLQQHGLNELERKKKAPAILLFLQQFRSPLVYILLAAAIVEFVLGKNLDASVILAVLLLMATIGYVQEGKAQKAMEALMQLAAPKTKVRRDGKVEEIKSREVVSGDILILESGDKVPADARLIELANLKINESSLTGESVSVDKHTTPISGEVALSDRKNMVYMGTIITNGRATAVVVSTGMATEMGKIATSLQEVKQEKTPLQKSINTLGHYIIYLVLGTCGLLIGVGVWRGLEWLEIFLVAVAAAVAAIPEGLPAVVTVVLAAGMRYMASRNAVIRRLVAVETLGSATVICSDKTGTLTMNQMTVRKIYVDGEWVEVTGEGYQVEGEFRRDNNILDPDKEESMMLLLKIGALCNDALLSSDKECCNIMGDPTEGALLVAAAKAGLNEETLEETYPRLDEIPFQSERRYMATLHPWNKGKVVYVKGALERLLEMSHSTLKNGSPVSLNKADREAILGISDAMAKDALRVLALAYAEHPGELAELKEEHIDGKLVFVGLVGMYDPPREEAIEAVEQAKNAGIKVVMITGDNRLTAESVARQLKLPPGETLTGADIEKMSDEELSERVERVSVFARVEPVLKLKIVNALKKQGHVVAMTGDGVNDAPALKAADIGIAMGITGTDVAKEASDMTLVDDNFVSVVSAVEEGRAIFNRLRNVAMFLLATGMGELFALVLGILFLGKAPLMALQILWVNLVTGTIMAVPLGLEPKVGDELNKPPRHPKVGLLFPGMLLRVGFLAGMIGIGTVLVFNFMEPAAGVEEARTVAFCSVVIFEWILALNARSDEYTIFQLGVFRNRWMLIFISAAIPLQVAVVYLPFLQTVFGTVPLGITGWAVAVIPGVAVFIIETVRKMKHPQLFNRGKWQPAGGTNWLGISK is encoded by the coding sequence GCAGTTCTGTTACTTATGGCCACGATTGGCTATGTTCAGGAAGGCAAGGCACAGAAAGCCATGGAAGCTCTAATGCAGCTGGCAGCCCCCAAAACTAAAGTCAGGCGCGATGGCAAAGTAGAAGAGATTAAAAGTAGAGAAGTGGTATCTGGCGATATCCTGATCCTTGAGTCAGGTGATAAGGTACCGGCTGATGCCCGGCTAATAGAGTTAGCCAACCTCAAAATAAACGAGTCATCGCTTACCGGAGAGTCTGTATCAGTGGATAAGCATACAACTCCGATAAGCGGCGAGGTTGCCTTATCAGACCGTAAGAACATGGTGTATATGGGCACTATTATCACAAACGGCCGCGCTACTGCTGTAGTGGTATCCACAGGGATGGCCACCGAGATGGGTAAAATTGCCACGAGCCTCCAAGAAGTTAAACAAGAGAAGACCCCTCTGCAGAAGAGCATTAATACACTGGGTCACTATATCATTTACCTGGTGCTGGGCACCTGCGGCCTACTGATAGGAGTGGGGGTATGGAGAGGGCTGGAATGGTTGGAGATATTCCTGGTGGCAGTAGCAGCGGCAGTAGCAGCCATACCCGAAGGCCTCCCGGCTGTAGTCACAGTTGTCTTGGCTGCGGGTATGCGTTATATGGCTTCACGCAATGCTGTCATCCGCCGACTGGTGGCAGTTGAGACCCTGGGATCAGCCACCGTCATCTGCTCTGACAAAACGGGCACGCTCACTATGAACCAGATGACGGTAAGGAAGATCTATGTCGACGGAGAATGGGTTGAGGTCACAGGTGAAGGCTACCAAGTGGAAGGCGAGTTTCGACGTGATAATAATATCCTAGATCCTGATAAGGAAGAATCAATGATGTTGCTTCTCAAGATAGGCGCTCTCTGCAATGATGCTTTGCTTTCATCGGATAAGGAGTGCTGTAACATCATGGGTGACCCGACGGAGGGAGCATTACTAGTGGCGGCTGCAAAGGCTGGCCTGAACGAGGAAACACTGGAGGAAACATATCCCAGATTGGATGAGATCCCGTTCCAGAGCGAGCGGCGGTATATGGCTACCCTGCACCCATGGAATAAGGGCAAGGTAGTTTACGTTAAGGGGGCTCTAGAAAGATTGCTTGAGATGAGCCACAGCACCTTGAAAAATGGCAGCCCAGTGTCATTGAATAAAGCAGATAGAGAAGCAATCCTGGGGATAAGTGATGCTATGGCGAAAGATGCCCTGAGGGTCCTGGCGCTAGCTTACGCCGAACATCCTGGAGAGCTTGCCGAACTCAAAGAGGAACACATCGATGGTAAGCTGGTTTTCGTAGGTTTGGTGGGCATGTATGACCCGCCTCGCGAGGAAGCAATCGAGGCGGTAGAGCAAGCCAAAAATGCCGGCATCAAGGTGGTTATGATTACTGGAGATAACAGGCTTACTGCTGAGTCGGTGGCTCGGCAACTTAAACTACCTCCGGGAGAAACTCTCACCGGTGCTGATATCGAAAAAATGAGCGATGAAGAGCTCTCGGAACGGGTGGAAAGGGTATCAGTGTTCGCCCGAGTGGAACCTGTTTTAAAGCTTAAGATTGTCAATGCTCTTAAAAAACAGGGGCACGTTGTCGCCATGACCGGTGATGGTGTTAACGACGCGCCGGCGCTGAAGGCCGCTGATATCGGCATTGCCATGGGCATTACAGGTACCGATGTGGCTAAGGAAGCCTCGGATATGACGTTGGTGGATGATAATTTCGTCTCGGTAGTATCCGCGGTTGAAGAAGGCCGGGCCATCTTCAACCGATTGCGAAATGTGGCGATGTTCCTTCTTGCCACCGGTATGGGAGAACTATTTGCTCTGGTACTGGGTATTTTGTTTTTGGGTAAGGCACCACTTATGGCACTACAGATTCTCTGGGTTAATCTGGTTACCGGCACAATTATGGCCGTTCCCCTTGGGCTTGAGCCAAAAGTGGGGGATGAATTAAATAAACCACCTCGCCACCCCAAAGTTGGGCTACTCTTCCCCGGGATGTTGCTGCGTGTCGGTTTTCTAGCGGGAATGATCGGTATCGGTACGGTACTGGTTTTTAACTTCATGGAACCAGCAGCCGGAGTGGAGGAAGCCCGTACTGTTGCCTTTTGCAGCGTAGTTATCTTCGAGTGGATTCTTGCCCTCAATGCTCGCTCCGATGAATACACCATTTTCCAGTTGGGGGTATTCCGTAATCGCTGGATGCTGATATTCATTTCGGCTGCTATTCCCCTGCAGGTAGCGGTCGTCTATCTACCTTTCCTTCAGACAGTATTCGGCACGGTACCGCTAGGTATCACTGGATGGGCTGTTGCCGTAATTCCGGGCGTAGCCGTATTCATCATCGAGACAGTGCGCAAAATGAAACACCCGCAGCTATTTAACCGCGGGAAATGGCAGCCAGCTGGAGGTACTAACTGGCTAGGTATCAGCAAGTGA